From Actinomycetota bacterium, one genomic window encodes:
- the infB gene encoding translation initiation factor IF-2 translates to MGKVRVHELAKEMGIPSSELLKKLNGIGIKAKNHFATLSEKEVQIVLSETSRSKQKVAEKKRSVKPSLPELKVTEGITVKEFAELVGKSPSEIIKRLMQLGEMVTINQPLDPEAIHVLAEQYGHEAKIISPEEAWEEEAPISIGDLEHRPPVVTVMGHVDHGKTCLLDAIRKTDVISKEVGGITQHIGAYQVTLHDDKKITFIDTPGHEAFTAMRARGAQVTDIAILVVAADDGVMPQTVEAIDHARAANVPIVVAINKIDKPEANPEKVKKQLTEYGLVPEEWGGDTVFVEVSAKEKKNIGELLEMILLVAELQEFKSTRKGHAKGVVIEAKLDKGRGPVATILIQKGTLRVGEAAVAGLAYGKIRALLDDRGNNLLEAGPSQPVEVLGFSTVPQPGDEIKVLTDEREARRIAEERALKRRLIEKELRKKHITLDELFERIKEGEVKKLNLIIKGDVRGSVEALKESLEKLEQDEVKLEIIHGGVGGVTETDVMLAAASDAIIIGFNVRPDPKTKERAARENVDIRTYRVIYQIIDDIKAAMLGMLKPKFMEVEQGRAEVRATFKISKVGVVAGAYVLDGEIICGAQTRMIRDGIVIYEGKIASLRRFKEDVPKVKAGFECGIRLENFQDIKVGDIIETFTMVEKT, encoded by the coding sequence CGAATTACTCAAGAAACTGAATGGAATCGGGATTAAGGCCAAGAACCATTTCGCAACTTTAAGTGAGAAAGAAGTTCAAATCGTTTTAAGCGAAACATCCCGGTCCAAACAAAAGGTCGCTGAAAAAAAACGCTCTGTGAAACCTTCTTTGCCCGAATTAAAAGTGACCGAGGGCATAACGGTTAAGGAATTTGCAGAACTTGTAGGCAAAAGCCCCTCGGAGATCATAAAGAGATTGATGCAATTGGGTGAAATGGTGACCATTAATCAGCCTCTGGATCCTGAAGCTATACATGTCCTTGCGGAACAATATGGTCATGAAGCTAAAATCATTTCTCCTGAGGAAGCATGGGAAGAGGAGGCTCCTATCTCCATAGGAGATTTAGAACATCGACCGCCCGTGGTCACCGTGATGGGTCATGTAGACCATGGAAAAACATGTCTCCTCGATGCAATTCGAAAAACAGACGTCATCTCCAAAGAAGTAGGGGGAATCACTCAGCACATCGGAGCTTACCAGGTAACCCTCCATGATGATAAGAAAATAACCTTCATAGACACCCCGGGGCACGAGGCCTTTACCGCAATGCGGGCGAGAGGGGCTCAGGTAACCGACATCGCCATCCTGGTCGTCGCAGCGGATGATGGAGTCATGCCCCAAACAGTGGAAGCAATTGACCACGCAAGGGCGGCAAACGTCCCCATAGTGGTGGCCATAAATAAGATTGATAAACCCGAGGCTAACCCGGAGAAGGTCAAGAAACAATTGACCGAATATGGTCTCGTCCCCGAAGAGTGGGGGGGAGATACAGTTTTCGTTGAGGTATCAGCCAAGGAGAAAAAAAACATTGGAGAGCTCCTGGAAATGATCCTCCTAGTAGCGGAACTCCAAGAATTCAAATCGACTCGAAAGGGTCACGCTAAAGGAGTGGTGATCGAAGCCAAATTGGATAAGGGTCGGGGTCCCGTTGCCACCATCTTGATCCAAAAGGGCACCTTAAGAGTTGGAGAAGCGGCAGTGGCCGGACTGGCCTATGGAAAAATTCGAGCGCTTCTAGATGACAGGGGAAATAATCTCCTTGAAGCAGGTCCCTCTCAACCCGTGGAGGTCCTGGGATTCTCAACAGTTCCTCAACCTGGAGATGAGATTAAGGTTCTAACCGACGAGAGAGAGGCGAGACGAATAGCGGAGGAAAGAGCTCTCAAGCGCAGACTGATCGAGAAAGAGCTCAGGAAAAAACATATAACTCTTGATGAACTCTTTGAGAGAATAAAAGAGGGAGAAGTCAAAAAGCTAAACTTAATCATCAAAGGTGATGTCCGAGGTTCGGTTGAGGCCCTTAAGGAATCCTTGGAAAAACTGGAGCAGGACGAGGTCAAGCTCGAAATAATCCACGGGGGTGTGGGAGGAGTTACAGAGACCGATGTTATGCTCGCTGCGGCTTCGGATGCTATTATAATAGGTTTTAACGTCCGCCCAGATCCAAAAACCAAGGAAAGGGCAGCTCGGGAAAATGTTGATATAAGGACATATCGGGTGATCTATCAAATCATCGACGATATCAAGGCAGCGATGCTGGGCATGCTCAAGCCGAAGTTTATGGAGGTAGAGCAGGGACGGGCTGAAGTTAGAGCCACTTTCAAGATTTCAAAGGTGGGCGTAGTCGCAGGAGCCTACGTATTAGATGGGGAGATCATTTGCGGCGCTCAAACCAGGATGATAAGGGATGGCATTGTGATCTACGAAGGGAAGATTGCCTCCCTTCGCCGCTTTAAAGAGGATGTTCCAAAGGTTAAAGCCGGTTTTGAATGCGGCATTAGACTGGAAAATTTCCAGGACATAAAGGTTGGGGATATCATCGAAACATTTACCATGGTTGAAAAAACTTAA
- a CDS encoding bifunctional riboflavin kinase/FAD synthetase yields the protein MEIIRGLENLKSLGGKSVVTIGMFDGVHKGHQRIIGATIEEARKRRARSVVLTFEPHPIEVLKPGSHPPILTSTELKAELIEALGVDIFLVVNFTKGFANLSPKEFIDHIILKLLDACCLVVGETFKFGKNAEGDVTFLKEYRSKRGFDIISIPLLEVNGKFVSSTYIRELLREGELQKVKEILGRYPRIIGEVIKGCGRGKSLGFCTANLRTVDKASIPKRGVYAGFIEFNGERKMCTINIGTSPTFGGRRFKIETFIIDFKGDLYRKRVELEICARIRDEKTFRNEKELANQIREDIEVTKSLLFTGFSEYVKINRRKR from the coding sequence ATGGAGATCATTCGTGGATTGGAAAATCTTAAGTCTTTAGGGGGAAAGAGTGTAGTCACCATCGGAATGTTCGATGGTGTCCATAAGGGACACCAGAGGATAATCGGAGCCACTATTGAGGAAGCTCGCAAAAGAAGAGCCCGAAGTGTGGTGCTTACTTTCGAACCTCATCCCATTGAAGTCCTAAAACCCGGAAGTCATCCGCCCATTCTTACAAGTACCGAATTGAAGGCGGAATTGATAGAGGCTCTGGGAGTGGATATATTTTTGGTCGTCAATTTCACAAAGGGATTTGCAAATCTTTCTCCTAAAGAATTCATAGACCATATAATCCTTAAGCTTTTGGACGCTTGTTGCCTAGTGGTGGGGGAAACCTTCAAATTCGGCAAGAATGCCGAGGGGGACGTGACCTTCCTCAAAGAGTATAGATCAAAAAGAGGTTTCGATATAATATCTATTCCTTTACTTGAGGTAAATGGAAAATTCGTCAGCAGCACATACATCCGCGAGCTTCTGAGAGAGGGAGAATTACAAAAGGTAAAGGAAATCCTCGGTCGATACCCTCGAATAATAGGTGAGGTAATAAAGGGATGTGGTCGAGGAAAATCTCTTGGCTTTTGCACAGCCAATTTGAGGACGGTAGACAAAGCATCCATCCCAAAGAGAGGGGTTTACGCCGGTTTCATAGAGTTCAATGGGGAAAGGAAGATGTGCACCATAAATATTGGGACAAGTCCCACCTTTGGAGGAAGAAGGTTCAAGATAGAGACCTTTATCATAGACTTCAAAGGAGATCTCTACAGGAAGAGGGTTGAACTTGAAATTTGCGCAAGAATCCGGGATGAAAAAACATTCCGAAATGAAAAGGAACTCGCCAATCAAATAAGGGAAGACATCGAGGTAACCAAATCTCTTCTGTTTACTGGATTTTCCGAGTATGTTAAGATAAACAGGAGGAAGCGCTAG
- the rbfA gene encoding 30S ribosome-binding factor RbfA, whose amino-acid sequence MMRTSRLAEIFKKEICDIIRRELKDPRIGFVTITAVEVSPDLKHATVFLSVLGEESEQEDTLEGLESARGFIKTELGKRIRIKFLPDLTFKIDKSIEEGMRISELLKRIQEGG is encoded by the coding sequence ATGATGCGGACATCTCGACTTGCGGAGATTTTTAAAAAGGAAATTTGCGATATAATCCGAAGGGAATTGAAGGATCCCCGCATTGGTTTTGTCACAATTACAGCCGTCGAAGTGTCGCCGGATTTAAAACACGCTACCGTTTTCCTTAGCGTTTTAGGAGAGGAATCGGAGCAGGAAGACACCCTTGAGGGATTGGAAAGTGCCAGGGGATTCATTAAAACGGAATTAGGGAAAAGGATCAGGATAAAGTTTCTCCCGGATCTCACCTTTAAGATTGATAAGTCCATAGAGGAAGGAATGCGTATCTCGGAGCTCTTGAAGCGCATTCAAGAAGGAGGTTAA
- a CDS encoding bifunctional oligoribonuclease/PAP phosphatase NrnA: MIINGDLRSVAKLILKEKQFVIATHTQPDGDAIGSLLGLGLLLKQMNKKSFVSWGEPIVIPLQYAFLPGLELLQDSRECPQKPSNFIAIDCANLKRLGILKEPAQNASILVNIDHHGDNDKFGHINVVHENISACAELIFYLSKILNQKLNRDIALCLYTGMVTDTGRFQYSNTSIQTFQAAKELLEYGISPNYVFQNVYENIPFSYTKLLGLSLSKAKFLPDLGFIYTSILQKDLALTEARMEEAENLIDFLRAVKGTRVAAVLKEMSNGSIRVSLRSKDGINVAKIAERFGGGGHPNAAGYISSYDLDKTLEVLLKTIRRSPTDA; this comes from the coding sequence ATGATAATAAATGGTGACTTGCGTTCCGTAGCCAAATTAATTCTTAAGGAGAAGCAATTCGTAATAGCCACGCATACCCAGCCAGATGGAGATGCGATAGGGTCACTCCTGGGACTGGGGTTGCTCTTAAAGCAAATGAATAAAAAATCCTTTGTGAGCTGGGGCGAACCCATCGTAATTCCGCTTCAGTATGCTTTCCTCCCAGGGCTTGAACTCCTTCAAGATTCCAGGGAATGTCCCCAAAAACCCTCCAATTTTATTGCCATCGATTGTGCCAATTTAAAACGTTTGGGAATATTAAAGGAACCCGCACAAAATGCGTCCATTCTCGTGAATATCGATCACCATGGTGATAACGATAAATTCGGTCACATAAATGTAGTCCATGAAAATATCTCAGCCTGTGCGGAGCTCATCTTTTATCTCAGCAAGATCTTAAATCAAAAACTCAACAGAGACATTGCCCTCTGTCTTTACACGGGGATGGTCACCGATACCGGGAGATTCCAATATTCGAATACCTCCATACAGACCTTTCAAGCGGCAAAGGAGCTTCTAGAATACGGTATATCACCAAATTATGTTTTCCAAAACGTTTATGAAAATATCCCCTTTTCCTACACCAAGCTTTTGGGATTATCCCTTTCAAAAGCGAAATTCCTACCCGATTTGGGTTTCATTTACACCTCAATCCTGCAGAAGGATTTGGCCTTAACCGAGGCAAGGATGGAGGAAGCCGAAAATCTAATCGATTTCCTCAGAGCGGTCAAAGGAACAAGAGTTGCGGCGGTTTTAAAGGAGATGTCCAATGGAAGCATCAGAGTCAGCCTTCGATCCAAAGATGGTATCAATGTAGCCAAAATAGCTGAAAGATTCGGTGGGGGAGGGCATCCAAATGCTGCAGGCTACATATCCTCTTATGATCTTGACAAAACGCTTGAGGTTTTGCTCAAGACCATAAGAAGAAGTCCTACGGATGCGTAG
- a CDS encoding polyribonucleotide nucleotidyltransferase has product MQVKRKEIEFEGKIITLEAGRLARQANGAVIVQCEGTMVIVTAVASDEPLEDVDFFPLTVDVEEKMYAAGKIPGGFIKREGRPSEKSILNARLIDRSIRPIFPEGFRNEVQIIATIVSADQINPPDILGLIGASVALTISDIPFNGPIGAVRVSRVGERWIINPTYQELEHSDIDVVVAGNKNGILMVEAGAKEVDEESILQAMEEGQKAIIKLIEFQEEFQKEVGVHKRAIPLIETDPQVEKAVREFATSRLKKAIRIADKLNREQAVEKIREETLEEFLPTYEEKEQDIVKILTKMEKEETRRMILEEKIRSDGRDWDEIRPISCEVGILPRTHGSGLFTRGQTQVLSVATLGTVGEEQLLDGLGVEESKRFLHHYNFPPFSTGEVGFMRGPRRREIGHGALVERALAPVIPEESEFPYTIRLVSEVLESNGSTSMASVCGSTLALMDAGIPIKAPVAGIAMGLVKEKGKVAILMDILGVEDALGDMDFKVAGTAKGITALQMDLKIEGVGREILEKALTQAQKARLFILDKMTSVIAKPREKLSPFAPRIITMRISTDKIRDIIGPAGKTIHSIIDETGVTIDIEDDGTVFIASKDEVSGERARQMIEMITKEIKVGERYIGRVTRTTSFGAFVEILPGREGLVHISKLSKGRIRRVEDVVKVGDKIPVEVIEIDRLNRISLAAVDLAIKVK; this is encoded by the coding sequence ATGCAGGTTAAACGCAAGGAAATTGAATTTGAGGGGAAAATTATCACCCTAGAAGCGGGAAGATTGGCTCGCCAGGCAAATGGTGCGGTCATTGTCCAGTGTGAGGGCACCATGGTCATAGTTACCGCTGTCGCCAGCGATGAACCCTTAGAAGATGTTGATTTCTTCCCCCTCACCGTCGATGTTGAGGAAAAAATGTACGCAGCGGGAAAGATACCCGGTGGCTTCATAAAGCGCGAGGGTCGACCAAGTGAAAAATCAATCCTCAATGCGAGATTGATTGATCGATCGATCCGACCCATTTTCCCAGAGGGCTTTCGCAATGAAGTTCAGATAATTGCCACCATAGTCTCCGCAGATCAAATAAATCCGCCCGACATTCTGGGTCTCATTGGTGCTTCGGTCGCTTTAACCATTTCAGATATTCCATTCAATGGTCCCATTGGAGCAGTCAGAGTGAGCCGGGTGGGAGAAAGATGGATAATCAATCCAACATACCAGGAGCTAGAACACAGCGATATCGACGTCGTCGTTGCAGGGAATAAAAATGGGATACTGATGGTGGAAGCAGGAGCAAAGGAAGTCGATGAGGAAAGTATCCTCCAAGCGATGGAAGAGGGTCAGAAGGCCATCATCAAACTCATCGAATTCCAGGAAGAATTTCAAAAGGAAGTTGGAGTTCACAAACGCGCCATCCCCCTCATCGAGACAGATCCCCAAGTTGAGAAAGCCGTTCGAGAATTTGCCACCTCCAGGTTGAAAAAAGCGATCAGAATCGCTGATAAGTTAAATCGGGAGCAGGCGGTAGAGAAAATTAGGGAAGAAACTTTGGAGGAATTTCTCCCAACCTATGAGGAGAAGGAACAAGATATCGTAAAGATTCTGACCAAGATGGAGAAAGAGGAAACCCGCAGGATGATCTTGGAAGAGAAGATTCGTTCCGATGGTCGAGATTGGGATGAAATCCGACCGATCTCCTGCGAGGTTGGTATCCTCCCCAGAACGCATGGCTCCGGTCTGTTCACACGAGGACAAACTCAAGTGCTTTCCGTGGCCACTTTGGGTACCGTCGGAGAAGAACAGCTCTTGGATGGATTGGGTGTTGAGGAATCTAAGAGATTCCTTCACCACTATAATTTCCCTCCCTTCAGCACGGGAGAGGTGGGCTTCATGCGCGGACCTAGACGTCGGGAGATTGGTCATGGCGCTCTCGTTGAGAGAGCGCTTGCTCCTGTAATCCCTGAGGAAAGTGAATTTCCTTATACCATTCGATTAGTCTCTGAAGTGCTGGAATCAAATGGCTCTACATCCATGGCCAGTGTATGCGGAAGTACCCTAGCTTTAATGGATGCTGGTATCCCCATTAAGGCACCCGTGGCCGGAATAGCCATGGGGTTAGTGAAAGAAAAGGGTAAAGTGGCGATACTAATGGACATACTGGGAGTGGAGGATGCCCTGGGTGATATGGACTTTAAGGTTGCGGGAACGGCCAAGGGAATCACCGCTCTCCAAATGGATTTGAAAATAGAAGGTGTAGGGAGAGAAATTCTGGAGAAAGCTCTGACTCAAGCGCAGAAAGCTCGATTATTCATTCTGGATAAGATGACATCCGTAATAGCAAAACCAAGGGAAAAGTTATCACCATTCGCTCCCAGAATCATTACCATGAGGATTAGTACAGACAAAATAAGGGATATCATTGGTCCAGCGGGTAAAACCATCCATAGTATCATCGATGAGACCGGTGTAACCATCGATATTGAAGATGATGGCACCGTATTCATTGCCTCAAAGGATGAGGTAAGTGGGGAAAGGGCTCGCCAGATGATCGAGATGATCACCAAAGAAATCAAGGTGGGGGAGCGGTATATAGGTAGGGTGACCAGAACCACTAGTTTTGGCGCCTTCGTGGAAATCCTTCCGGGAAGGGAAGGTCTCGTCCACATCTCCAAGCTTTCCAAGGGGAGAATCCGCAGGGTCGAAGATGTTGTAAAAGTAGGGGACAAGATACCCGTCGAAGTCATCGAGATAGATAGATTGAATAGAATAAGCCTAGCTGCTGTGGATCTAGCAATCAAAGTAAAATAA
- a CDS encoding DUF503 domain-containing protein, translating to MIIGVARLELFLPECRSLKEKRQIIKSIIDRIGSKYSVSIAEIDNHGLWQRATLGIACVSLSNYQAQRILSDIERYVENLNKATVLNHEVTLLSP from the coding sequence ATGATTATCGGTGTCGCCCGGCTCGAATTATTTCTGCCGGAATGTAGATCGCTTAAAGAAAAAAGGCAAATTATTAAGAGTATCATCGATCGCATCGGGAGTAAATATAGTGTTTCCATAGCGGAAATCGACAATCATGGACTCTGGCAGAGAGCAACGCTGGGGATCGCTTGCGTTTCCCTCTCGAATTACCAAGCTCAGAGGATCCTTTCAGATATTGAACGATATGTGGAAAATCTTAATAAGGCCACTGTCCTCAATCATGAAGTCACTCTCTTATCTCCCTAA
- the rpsO gene encoding 30S ribosomal protein S15, whose translation MVLPKEEKAVIIGEYRLHESDTGSPEVQIAILTKRISCLTEHLKRYKKDHHSRRGLLKMVGQRRRLLNYLKEVDIERYRTLIEKLGLRG comes from the coding sequence TTGGTTCTACCTAAGGAGGAAAAAGCGGTAATAATTGGGGAATACCGGCTTCATGAGAGCGATACGGGCTCTCCTGAGGTACAAATCGCTATTTTGACCAAGAGAATAAGTTGCCTTACCGAACATCTCAAGCGATATAAAAAAGACCATCACTCCCGACGAGGACTTTTGAAAATGGTTGGTCAGAGGAGGAGGTTGCTCAATTATCTCAAGGAGGTAGATATCGAAAGATATCGAACGCTCATCGAGAAGCTTGGGTTGCGCGGTTAG
- the truB gene encoding tRNA pseudouridine(55) synthase TruB: MLIVNKPAGITSHDVVERVRKILKTRRVGHTGTLDPMATGVLVLCIGRATKLTQFLQSDTKEYIAEMRLGIKTDTQDSTGKILSEVPCSITPGKMEKIFEEFRGDVWQVPPMTSAVKMGGRPLYKLASRGREVKRPRRRVKIFELELLKIDGDDHPRVKFRVKCSKGAYIRTLCADIGEALGCGAYMSGLTRISCGNFHLDSALAMEKVEKLAEENRLHKAIIPMNKALERYPFVLVKGDFKEKILNGVPLRAGMIENQSQFIERNQFIRLIDVQKDLLAIAKATTTFSDKVQIDPARVIAKPVRVFS, from the coding sequence TTGTTAATAGTGAATAAACCCGCCGGAATTACCTCCCACGATGTCGTTGAAAGGGTAAGAAAGATTCTGAAAACCAGAAGAGTTGGACATACAGGAACTCTGGATCCCATGGCCACTGGGGTTCTTGTTCTTTGCATCGGACGAGCTACTAAGCTTACTCAATTCCTTCAATCGGATACCAAAGAATACATAGCGGAGATGCGACTGGGCATCAAAACTGATACGCAAGACAGCACGGGAAAAATTTTATCCGAAGTGCCCTGTTCCATCACACCGGGAAAAATGGAAAAAATATTCGAGGAATTCAGAGGCGATGTATGGCAGGTACCACCCATGACCTCAGCGGTAAAAATGGGAGGTAGGCCCCTTTATAAATTAGCCAGTAGAGGCAGGGAGGTTAAACGCCCTCGCCGCAGGGTTAAAATCTTCGAATTAGAACTATTAAAAATCGATGGCGATGATCATCCCAGAGTCAAATTTCGCGTGAAATGTTCGAAGGGCGCCTACATTCGGACTCTCTGTGCGGATATTGGAGAAGCTTTAGGCTGTGGAGCGTATATGAGTGGGCTCACCAGGATTAGCTGTGGAAATTTTCATCTAGATTCGGCCTTAGCCATGGAAAAGGTCGAAAAACTAGCCGAGGAAAATCGCTTGCACAAAGCGATAATCCCGATGAACAAAGCTTTAGAACGATATCCTTTTGTCCTGGTAAAGGGAGATTTTAAAGAAAAAATATTAAATGGAGTGCCCTTAAGAGCTGGAATGATCGAAAACCAATCTCAATTCATTGAAAGAAATCAATTCATTCGATTGATCGATGTGCAAAAGGACCTCCTTGCCATAGCTAAAGCTACCACCACTTTTTCTGACAAGGTGCAAATTGATCCCGCTCGAGTAATAGCAAAACCGGTCCGTGTTTTCAGTTGA